GCGGACTGTGACAacagcgcgcatcagcattggacatctTATAATATGAGcagtaaataagcataatttctaCAGAAAATCTACAttaaccatgggttcaaccgagtTTTAAAAGccatctttgtgaattcgggccaattaCTCTATAGGCCGGGGCAAACATCCAGGCATTTTTAATCTCAAGCCCTAACAACTGACCAGCcaatgaaaacaatgctctAGCGACTCGTACAGCAGTGTGGCGTTTTGGCATGCCTGCAAtgcataacaaacaaacatcgCATTCATACTTTGTGCTGGACGTCGTGATAGTTGACTTTACCCATTTCTTTATCTGGAAGTTTACAAATCTTTCTGTAATTTCAGTTCTGTTTCTGACATTATGTCATTGTGTTTGTTATACTTTGTTTTCATCGCACTAAGGTCAGTGGTGTCGTCGTAAAGCGAATGTGACCTCACTCCGCCCCCGCCTATATAACAATTGCCCAGGGGCCGATTTCATAAATCCTTACAACTAtgttaactttgccattatagtaactaccatggaaagCTTGATCCTGATTGGCTGacgagccctgttaccatggtagtttaGCATAGTTTCCATACTTCATTCTTCATGAAAAAGGTTCCTgatctttgaataaaaattatcttTACAAACTGCATTAAAGAAATAGTTTGCCAACGCATGGCAGATATTGtcactgaggtgttaaaacctcatacatgtatctcaataTTCACAAAAATTTATAAAACATCTCAGAAAAGCTGCATTTTAGACTCTTGACAATTGCAGCAACCTTGCAAGCAGTCTCCTACTTCTCAAAGAAAATTCTTTCAATGCAGAAGGTCACTACTTATGTAACAAATCTAAAATAATGTTGTCTTAAATTTCTTGAATTTTGAGATATGAGGTTTTAATAACCAAACGGCGATATACTAGTATACCTTGAGACAGTAGTAGCAGAAGACATGCTGACACCCTATCTCCTGAGGGCACGTCGGCCATTCTCCACAGACAACACACTCCTTGCACTCAGCTAAAGACCGCTGCAAGGTTCCGCGCCCGGTCCGGATGCCAGCGACTCTTCTTCGGATCACGTTCCGGATGCGGTGGATATTGATGAgagggaggaggaagaagaggaattCGGCAAAGCCGTGCCACAGCAGCTCTCGGGTCATGAACTCAAAGGTCACCTAACATACAAAGGTCAAGAGAAAAGAGTGAATCATACCTTGGCAAAGAATTTATAGAAGCaaagcaatgaaaaacaaagaacatTGGCCTTTTGAGAGAAATTTCACAAAGAatatatgaaagttatggcCGATTGAAAAAactatgtaaatttcaaatgaGTAATTTGGTGAGTTGATTGCCTCAAGTaatctggggagcatttcatgaaaggacttgtcggacaagaactattttatccgacagttactatggttaCAGTGACTGTCAGCCAAGCATTATCAagaagttgtcagatctgacatctttccatgattttgattggctgaaaggcactgatcctatggtaactgtcggataaaatgggacttgtccgataaaacgtccgacaagtcctttcatgaagcgCCCCCCCAGGACTAATCTCCCACTTTTTCTGTGTACTTGATTGTCAGGAATTTTATAACTTGggtaataatcaaataaaacatcaatagCATATTGATACAGAACAAATTTAGCAGTGACCACCTAAAATAGCGTCTGGACACCTAAAACCTAAGACTCGTTGTCTCCCAGCTGGACACCTAATTTTGGGTGTTCACAAATTTGATCTAAAAAGCtggaaagaaagaggagaaaaaaggggTGGAGGAAGTAACTAACCTGCCTGACAGACTGTGGTTTAGCAAACCTTGGAATAATGCCAAATACGCGTGGAACTGTTACATGGAAGCGTCGTGCTGTAGCGGTTCCGACTCTCGCCTTgaaatcagagggtcgtgtgttcgaatcccaccatggcctagcgtcctctggcaaggcgttaatccacactttgccactctccacccaggtgttaaatgggtacccggtaggatgtgaaagcctatatgtagtatgcctagcaattgagtcatggaactcttgttggaatgctccccagggagtggagaaggtgcatacattgtatgcaagcatgcaaggatccgatgaccggggtaataatatgtctgtaaagcgcttagagacgttgttccgatgtattaagcgctatatagatgcggaatattattattaaatattctCTCTCTCAAGATAAAAGGGGAAGAAGAACGAGAAGAAAAGATAGACGaatgaagaggaggaggaaggggtGGAGGGGATGACTAACCTGCCTAACAGACTGTGGCTGTGCAAACCTTGGAATGATGCCTAATACCCTCTCAAGAATGCTGGGAAAGAAACCTTGCTGCAGGAACACTAGGAAGTTGATCAGAGAGGCTATCTTCAGCAGTCGCTCCAACAGATCGATCAGCTTCCATACCTACTAGAATAAAGACACATATTTCATAAACAGAAGATATATAAAGTAGACTACCGGTACCGGTATATGATAAGATGAACCAAACTTAAAACCTAGGCTAAGGACTCTAAATCATGAGTGACATTGCCGGGAACTTActacaaaattatttgaaatcaattgcaaaattattaatttcaaattcacaATCTATAAATCCATTTCAACTTTAACAAATCAATTTATAAAACCGAATACTTTCTGTTACTGAAGCTGGCTCACAATCAATTACCAAATTTAACATTTAATGCAAGATACGATTGTACATCTCTTGAAAATGTAAAGCCCTCATAGCATTTGAGAGTTCCCGCcgaatttcaaatttatgacatacacattttccttttttttttcgaagAAAGTTCTAGGTCAATTTGACTTTCGTACCAAATCAAACTTTTCGCTGCTCCTGGTCATCTGAGAGAGATCCGAACTCCTTTCCTGAAACCACCTGCATCCAACGAGGAGCAGCGCATAGAGTACCTTGTGTTTCTGATCCAGggtatatgacctttgaccttgaggGAGACTGTTTGTGTAGAGCATGTTGAGCATTTGCTGACCAATGGTGGCTCCTGATTTACTAATTGAAAACTGATAACAAAGGTAAAAAGAGGATGTCAAATATGATAAACGTAATTTGTAAGGTCTCATACATACTTGCTATTCAAACAGTTTAGAGGATGCAGACTGcttcaaaaaataaacattagaATATCTTGTAGAAAATGTCCAACTGCTAAAGATTTTGTTGTTTCAATTATAGACTGGTCTTTGGTCTTAAATAGATTGAAGAAAACTGGTTAGTGTCAGCTTGAAACTTacctattttatttttaaattcacgCAATCAAAAACATCAAACAAAATTCATGCTAACCCTTATATACGTAAGACAATCAATTTTTTCTTGGTTTATGATGCATTAAACTACTTACTGGTCAGTTtgcattttcatcaaaatactCAGGCCaaatttttataaatatatattttttttctctatccaATAACATATCTTCATCTACTTTATAtgttaaaacaagtggaatgcctctggccgtctcacctgcatcacatgattcaaaatagcagcagtgctgactttgaaaactactataacttgcAAAAgctgttcagtgatacttggttactcttatttccacgttttatgaactagagcaatacact
This window of the Lytechinus variegatus isolate NC3 chromosome 14, Lvar_3.0, whole genome shotgun sequence genome carries:
- the LOC121428130 gene encoding peroxisome biogenesis factor 2-like, producing the protein MAHSVLRVNQLDAHQLDDEVHLLLRAQLTKAFQFFRPGVLSKCDPEVNAVLRLLIWHFSISKSGATIGQQMLNMLYTNSLPQGQRSYTLDQKHKVLYALLLVGCRWFQERSSDLSQMTRSSEKFDLVWKLIDLLERLLKIASLINFLVFLQQGFFPSILERVLGIIPRFAQPQSVRQVTFEFMTRELLWHGFAEFLFFLLPLINIHRIRNVIRRRVAGIRTGRGTLQRSLAECKECVVCGEWPTCPQEIGCQHVFCYYCLKSNFGADPSYTCPSCGHAVEEASNIRPVMCSVR